In Streptomyces sp. SLBN-118, the following are encoded in one genomic region:
- a CDS encoding aspartate aminotransferase family protein: MSKEFDLAELLAERGSERYELHARHLNHQLPRMLHTIGFDKVYERAEGAYFWDSEGNDYLDMLAGFGVMGLGRHHPVVRKALHDVLDASLPDLTRFDCQPLPGLLAEKLLAHSPHLDRVFFGNSGTEAVETALKFTRYATGKPRMLYCSHAFHGLTTGSLSVNGEAGFRDGFEPLLPDTAIAVGDLGALERELKRGDVAGFVVEPVQGKGVQATPPGFLYAAQELLHRHKALLIADEVQTGLGRTGDFYAYQHEDGVEPDLVCVAKALSGGYVPVGATLGKDWIFKKVYSSMDRVLVHSASFGSNAQAMAAGLAVLSVIEDEQIVANARVTGDLLRSRLAALVERYELLHEVRGRGLMIGIEFGRPDSIKLRSRWTMLQAARKGLFAQMVVVPLLQKHRILTQVSGDHMEVIKLIPPLIIGEREVDRFVEAFTAVMDDAQGGGGLMWDFGKTLVKQAVANR; the protein is encoded by the coding sequence ATGAGCAAGGAGTTCGATCTGGCCGAGCTGCTCGCCGAGCGCGGGAGCGAGCGCTACGAGCTGCACGCCAGACATCTCAACCACCAGCTGCCGCGCATGCTGCACACGATCGGCTTCGACAAGGTCTACGAGCGGGCCGAGGGAGCCTACTTCTGGGACTCGGAGGGCAACGACTATCTCGACATGCTCGCGGGCTTCGGAGTCATGGGGCTCGGCCGGCACCACCCGGTCGTACGAAAGGCGCTGCACGACGTCCTGGACGCCTCGCTGCCCGACCTCACCCGCTTCGACTGCCAGCCGCTGCCGGGACTGCTGGCCGAGAAGCTGCTGGCGCACAGCCCGCACCTGGACCGGGTGTTCTTCGGGAACAGCGGTACGGAAGCGGTGGAGACCGCCCTGAAGTTCACCCGGTACGCGACAGGGAAGCCGAGGATGCTCTACTGCTCCCACGCCTTCCACGGGCTCACCACCGGGTCCCTGTCGGTCAACGGCGAGGCTGGGTTCCGGGACGGATTCGAGCCGCTGCTTCCCGACACGGCGATCGCGGTGGGCGATCTGGGCGCGCTGGAGCGGGAGTTGAAGCGCGGCGATGTGGCGGGCTTCGTCGTGGAGCCCGTTCAGGGCAAGGGAGTACAGGCCACCCCGCCCGGATTCCTGTACGCGGCCCAGGAGTTGCTGCACCGGCACAAGGCGCTGCTGATCGCGGACGAGGTGCAGACCGGCCTCGGCAGGACCGGCGACTTCTACGCCTACCAGCACGAGGACGGGGTCGAGCCTGATCTCGTCTGTGTCGCGAAGGCGCTCTCGGGCGGTTACGTGCCGGTCGGGGCCACCCTTGGCAAGGACTGGATCTTCAAGAAGGTCTATTCCTCGATGGACCGGGTGCTTGTGCACTCGGCGAGCTTCGGATCCAACGCGCAGGCGATGGCAGCCGGGCTCGCGGTGCTGTCGGTCATCGAGGACGAGCAGATCGTCGCCAACGCCAGGGTGACCGGAGACCTGCTGCGCTCCCGTCTTGCCGCACTCGTGGAGCGTTATGAGCTGCTGCACGAGGTGCGCGGGCGCGGCCTGATGATCGGCATCGAGTTCGGCCGGCCGGACTCGATCAAACTGCGCAGCCGCTGGACCATGCTGCAGGCCGCCCGCAAGGGTCTGTTCGCGCAGATGGTCGTGGTGCCGCTGCTGCAGAAGCACCGGATCCTCACTCAGGTTTCCGGCGACCACATGGAAGTGATCAAGCTGATTCCGCCGCTGATCATCGGTGAGCGGGAGGTGGACCGGTTCGTGGAGGCGTTCACGGCGGTGATGGACGATGCCCAGGGCGGTGGCGGGCTGATGTGGGACTTCGGCAAGACCCTGGTCAAGCAGGCCGTTGCGAATCGCTGA
- the ispG gene encoding flavodoxin-dependent (E)-4-hydroxy-3-methylbut-2-enyl-diphosphate synthase, with amino-acid sequence MSLGEPVALGLPELPVRPIAMRRTSRRIQVGSVAVGGDAPVSVQSMTTTRTSDVGATLQQIAELTASGCQIVRVACPTQDDADALATIARKSQIPVIADIHFQPKYVFAAIDAGCAAVRVNPGNIKQFDDKVKEIARAAGESGTPIRIGVNAGSLDARLLAKYGKATPEALVESALWEASLFEEHGFRDIKISVKHNDPVVMVNAYRQLAAACDYPLHLGVTEAGPAFQGTIKSAVAFGALLAEGIGDTIRVSLSAPPAEEVKVGIQILESLNLRQRRLEIVSCPSCGRAQVDVYKLADEVTAGLEGMEVPLRVAVMGCVVNGPGEAREADLGVASGNGKGQIFVKGEVIKTVPESKIVETLIEEAMKIAESMEDAGTASGPPAVTVS; translated from the coding sequence ATGTCCCTAGGAGAGCCAGTCGCACTGGGACTCCCTGAGCTGCCGGTCCGGCCGATCGCGATGCGCCGCACCTCGCGGCGCATCCAGGTCGGCTCGGTGGCCGTCGGCGGGGACGCGCCGGTGTCCGTGCAGTCGATGACGACGACCCGTACCTCGGACGTGGGGGCGACGCTGCAGCAGATCGCCGAGCTGACCGCGTCCGGGTGCCAGATCGTGCGGGTTGCGTGTCCCACTCAGGATGATGCGGACGCGCTGGCGACGATCGCCCGTAAGTCGCAGATCCCGGTGATCGCGGACATCCACTTCCAGCCGAAGTACGTCTTCGCCGCGATCGATGCCGGGTGCGCGGCGGTCCGGGTCAACCCGGGCAACATCAAGCAGTTCGACGACAAGGTCAAGGAGATCGCCCGGGCGGCGGGCGAGAGTGGCACCCCGATCCGGATCGGGGTGAATGCGGGCTCGCTGGATGCCCGGCTGCTTGCCAAGTACGGCAAGGCGACGCCGGAGGCGCTGGTGGAGTCGGCGCTGTGGGAGGCGTCGCTGTTCGAGGAGCACGGTTTCCGCGACATCAAGATCTCGGTCAAGCACAATGATCCGGTCGTGATGGTCAATGCCTACCGGCAGCTCGCGGCGGCCTGTGACTATCCGCTGCATCTCGGGGTGACCGAGGCCGGGCCGGCGTTCCAGGGCACGATCAAGTCCGCGGTCGCCTTCGGGGCGCTGCTCGCCGAGGGGATCGGGGACACCATCCGGGTCTCGCTCTCCGCGCCGCCCGCCGAAGAGGTGAAGGTCGGTATCCAGATCCTGGAGTCGCTCAACCTGCGCCAGCGGCGGCTGGAGATCGTCTCCTGTCCGTCGTGCGGCCGGGCCCAGGTGGATGTCTACAAGCTCGCCGACGAGGTCACGGCGGGCCTTGAGGGTATGGAGGTGCCGTTGCGCGTCGCGGTCATGGGGTGTGTCGTCAACGGTCCCGGCGAGGCCCGCGAGGCCGACCTCGGTGTCGCGTCGGGCAACGGGAAGGGTCAGATCTTTGTGAAGGGCGAGGTCATCAAGACCGTTCCCGAGTCGAAGATCGTCGAGACCCTCATCGAAGAGGCGATGAAGATCGCCGAATCCATGGAGGACGCAGGGACGGCCTCGGGCCCGCCCGCCGTCACCGTGAGCTGA
- the shc gene encoding squalene--hopene cyclase: protein MTATTDGSSGPAGPGAAAASETTGITLEAGDVVRAAALAAERSVEHLLGRQDAQGWWKGDLETNVTMDAEDLLLRQFLGIQDARITEAAGRFIRGEQRDDGSWATFYGGPGELSTTVEAYVALRLAGDRPEDPHMARASAWVRDRGGIAASRVFTRIWLALFGWWKWDDLPELPPELIFFPKWLPLNIYDFGCWARQTIVPLTVVSAKRPVRPAPFALDELHTDARTPNPVKPLAPAASWDGFFQRADKVLHAYHKVAPRRLRRIAMNAAARWIIERQENDGCWGGIQPPAVYSVIALHLLGYDLQHPVMRAGLESLDRFAVWRDDGARMIEACQSPVWDTCLATIALADAGLAPDHPALVRAADWMLAEEIVRPGDWAVRRPRLAPGGWAFEFHNDNYPDIDDTAEVILALRRVRHPDPEQVDAAIGRGARWTMGMQSRNGAWAAFDADNTSAFPNRLPFCDFGEVIDPPSADVTAHVVEMLAHEGKAHHPRTRRGIEWLLAEQEPNGAWFGRWGVNYVYGTGSVVPALTAAGMPFSHPAIRRAVRWVESVQNDDGGWGEDLRSYREQKWIGHGESTASQTAWALLALLAAGERESKAVERGVAWLAETQRADGSWDEPYFTGTGFPWDFSINYHLYRQVFPLTALGRYVHGEQFTDRAGGDAPDSREGG, encoded by the coding sequence ATGACAGCGACGACCGACGGAAGCAGCGGGCCCGCGGGGCCCGGGGCGGCCGCGGCCAGTGAAACAACCGGCATCACACTCGAAGCCGGCGATGTCGTCCGGGCCGCGGCGCTGGCCGCGGAACGATCGGTCGAGCATCTGCTGGGTCGGCAGGACGCCCAGGGCTGGTGGAAGGGCGACCTCGAAACCAATGTGACGATGGACGCCGAGGATCTGCTGCTGCGTCAGTTCCTCGGTATCCAGGACGCCCGGATCACCGAGGCGGCGGGCCGCTTCATCCGGGGTGAGCAGCGCGACGACGGCAGCTGGGCCACCTTCTACGGCGGGCCCGGTGAGCTCTCCACCACGGTCGAGGCGTACGTCGCGCTGCGGCTGGCCGGTGACCGGCCGGAGGATCCGCACATGGCGCGCGCATCCGCCTGGGTCAGGGACCGGGGCGGTATCGCGGCGAGCCGGGTGTTCACCCGGATCTGGCTGGCGCTGTTCGGCTGGTGGAAGTGGGACGACCTCCCCGAGCTGCCGCCGGAGCTGATCTTCTTTCCCAAGTGGCTCCCGCTCAACATCTACGACTTCGGCTGCTGGGCCCGGCAGACGATCGTGCCGCTCACGGTCGTCTCGGCCAAGCGTCCGGTGCGGCCCGCGCCGTTCGCGCTCGACGAGCTGCACACCGATGCGCGGACGCCGAATCCGGTCAAGCCCCTTGCTCCTGCCGCGAGTTGGGACGGGTTCTTCCAGCGTGCCGACAAGGTGCTGCACGCCTATCACAAAGTCGCGCCGCGACGGCTGCGCAGGATCGCGATGAACGCGGCCGCGCGCTGGATCATCGAGCGCCAGGAGAACGACGGCTGCTGGGGCGGTATCCAGCCGCCCGCCGTGTATTCCGTCATCGCCCTGCATCTGCTCGGCTACGACCTTCAGCACCCCGTCATGCGCGCGGGCCTGGAGTCGCTGGATCGTTTCGCCGTCTGGCGCGATGACGGTGCCCGCATGATCGAGGCCTGTCAGTCGCCCGTCTGGGACACCTGCCTGGCCACCATCGCGCTGGCCGACGCGGGGCTGGCACCCGACCACCCGGCACTCGTCAGGGCCGCCGACTGGATGCTGGCCGAGGAGATCGTGCGGCCCGGTGACTGGGCCGTACGCAGACCCCGGCTCGCCCCGGGCGGCTGGGCCTTCGAGTTCCACAACGACAACTACCCGGACATCGACGACACGGCCGAGGTCATCCTCGCGCTGCGGCGGGTCAGGCACCCCGATCCGGAGCAGGTGGACGCGGCGATCGGCCGGGGCGCGCGCTGGACCATGGGCATGCAGTCCAGGAACGGCGCCTGGGCCGCCTTCGACGCCGACAACACCAGCGCGTTTCCCAACCGGCTGCCGTTCTGCGACTTCGGCGAAGTGATCGACCCGCCGTCGGCGGACGTCACGGCACATGTCGTCGAGATGCTGGCCCACGAGGGAAAGGCCCACCACCCCCGAACCCGGCGCGGCATCGAGTGGCTGCTCGCCGAACAGGAGCCCAACGGCGCCTGGTTCGGCCGCTGGGGCGTCAACTACGTATACGGAACCGGTTCGGTGGTCCCGGCGCTCACCGCTGCCGGGATGCCCTTCTCGCACCCCGCGATCCGGCGAGCCGTGCGCTGGGTCGAATCCGTCCAGAACGACGACGGAGGTTGGGGCGAGGACCTGCGCTCCTACCGCGAGCAGAAGTGGATCGGCCACGGCGAGTCCACCGCCTCCCAGACCGCCTGGGCGCTGCTCGCGCTGCTCGCGGCGGGGGAGCGGGAGAGCAAGGCGGTCGAGCGGGGCGTGGCCTGGCTCGCCGAGACCCAGCGGGCGGACGGGTCCTGGGACGAGCCGTACTTCACCGGCACCGGCTTCCCCTGGGACTTCTCGATCAACTACCACCTCTACCGGCAGGTCTTCCCGCTCACGGCGCTCGGCCGCTATGTGCACGGGGAGCAATTCACCGACCGTGCGGGCGGCGACGCCCCCGACAGCCGCGAGGGGGGCTGA
- a CDS encoding polyprenyl synthetase family protein has translation MPSANPAEDTAAGGESLDILALLERGRTMSTPVLRAAVNRLAPPMDTVAAYHFGWIDAQGRPADGDGGKAVRPALALLSAEAAGAAPEVGIPGAVAVELVHNFSLLHDDLMDGDEQRRHRDTVWKVHGPAQAILVGDALFALAGEVLLELGTVEAGRATRRLTTATRKLIDGQAQDISYEHRERVTVEECLEMEGNKTGALLACACSIGAVLAGADDKMADTLEAYGYHLGLAFQAVDDLLGIWGDPEATGKQTWSDLRQRKKSLPVVAALAAGGPASQRLGELLAADAKSNDFDSFSEEEFATRAALIEEAGGREWTSQEARRQHAVAIEALSGVDMPEQVRAQLVALADFVVVRKR, from the coding sequence GTGCCCTCGGCGAACCCGGCTGAAGACACCGCAGCCGGAGGAGAGAGCCTGGACATCCTTGCGCTGCTGGAGCGCGGCCGGACCATGTCCACCCCGGTGCTGCGTGCGGCCGTCAACCGGCTTGCGCCGCCCATGGACACTGTCGCCGCCTATCACTTCGGCTGGATCGACGCGCAGGGGCGGCCCGCCGACGGCGACGGCGGCAAGGCCGTACGCCCGGCGCTCGCGCTGCTGTCCGCCGAGGCCGCCGGGGCCGCACCCGAGGTGGGGATCCCCGGGGCCGTCGCCGTGGAGCTGGTGCACAACTTCTCGCTGCTGCACGACGACCTGATGGACGGCGACGAGCAGCGCCGCCACCGCGACACGGTGTGGAAGGTGCACGGACCGGCCCAGGCGATCCTTGTCGGCGACGCGCTGTTCGCGCTCGCGGGAGAGGTGCTGCTGGAGCTCGGCACCGTTGAGGCGGGCCGCGCCACCCGCCGGCTGACCACCGCCACCCGCAAGCTGATCGACGGTCAGGCCCAGGACATCTCCTACGAGCACCGTGAGCGGGTCACCGTCGAGGAGTGCCTGGAGATGGAGGGCAACAAGACCGGCGCGCTGCTGGCCTGCGCCTGCTCCATCGGCGCCGTGCTCGCCGGGGCCGACGACAAGATGGCCGACACGCTGGAGGCGTACGGCTACCACCTCGGTCTGGCCTTCCAGGCCGTCGACGACCTGCTGGGCATCTGGGGCGACCCGGAGGCCACCGGCAAGCAGACCTGGAGCGACCTGCGTCAGCGCAAGAAGTCCCTGCCGGTCGTCGCCGCTCTCGCGGCCGGCGGCCCGGCGTCGCAGCGCCTCGGGGAGCTGCTCGCGGCCGATGCCAAGAGCAATGACTTCGACAGCTTCTCCGAGGAGGAATTCGCCACCAGGGCGGCCCTGATCGAGGAGGCGGGCGGCCGCGAGTGGACCTCGCAGGAGGCCCGCAGGCAGCATGCGGTCGCGATCGAGGCCCTGAGCGGCGTCGACATGCCGGAGCAGGTCCGGGCGCAGCTCGTCGCGCTCGCGGACTTCGTGGTCGTACGAAAGAGATGA
- the dxs gene encoding 1-deoxy-D-xylulose-5-phosphate synthase, with amino-acid sequence MTILENIRGPRDLKALTDAELEELSEEIREFLVQAVARTGGHLGPNLGVVELTVALHRVFDSPVDRVLWDTGHQSYVHKLLTGRQDFSKLRGKGGLSGYPSREESEHDVIENSHASTVLGWADGLAKAHQVLGSSGHVVAVIGDGALTGGMAWEALNNIAAAKDRPLIIVVNDNERSYAPTIGGLANHLATLRTTDSYERVLAWGKDVLQQTPVVGKPLYESLHGAKKGFKDAFAPQGMFEDLGLKYVGPIDGHDIAAVESALRRAKRFHGPVLVHCLTEKGRGYQPALEDDADRFHTVGVMDPLTCEPLAPSGGPSWTSVFGDEIAEIGAQRPDVVAITAAMLHPVGLTKFAERFPERVWDVGIAEQHAAVSAAGLATGGLHPVVAVYATFLNRAFDQLLMDVALHKCGVTFVLDRAGVTGVDGPSHNGMWDMSILQVVPGLRIAAPRDADRLRQELREAVDVSDAPTVLRFPKESVGEPVEAIGRIGGMDVLHQDIEPQVLVVSVGALASVCLKAVELLRGRGIACTVVDPRWVKPVDEQLAPLAARHRLVAVVEDNSRNGGVGSAVGQSLRDADVDVPLRTFGIPEQFLAHGKRGEVLADIGLTPVEIAGRISAALAVKENGL; translated from the coding sequence GTGACGATACTCGAGAACATCCGGGGGCCGCGCGATCTGAAGGCGCTGACCGATGCGGAACTCGAAGAACTCTCCGAGGAGATCAGAGAGTTCCTGGTCCAGGCGGTGGCGAGGACGGGTGGCCACCTGGGACCGAACCTCGGCGTGGTGGAGCTGACCGTTGCCCTCCACCGTGTCTTCGACTCACCCGTCGACCGCGTCCTGTGGGACACCGGGCACCAGAGCTACGTACACAAACTGCTCACCGGCCGGCAGGACTTCTCCAAACTGCGCGGCAAGGGTGGGCTCTCCGGCTACCCCTCGCGCGAGGAGTCCGAGCACGACGTTATCGAGAACTCCCACGCCTCCACCGTGCTGGGCTGGGCCGACGGCCTGGCCAAGGCGCATCAGGTGCTCGGAAGCAGCGGCCATGTCGTCGCGGTCATCGGGGACGGTGCGCTCACCGGTGGCATGGCCTGGGAGGCCCTCAACAACATTGCCGCGGCCAAGGACCGGCCGCTGATCATCGTCGTCAACGACAACGAACGCTCCTACGCCCCGACGATCGGCGGCCTCGCCAACCACCTCGCCACACTGCGTACCACCGACAGCTACGAGCGGGTGCTGGCCTGGGGCAAGGACGTCCTCCAGCAGACGCCCGTCGTCGGCAAACCGCTGTACGAATCGCTGCACGGCGCGAAGAAGGGCTTCAAGGACGCCTTCGCACCGCAGGGGATGTTCGAGGATCTGGGCCTGAAGTACGTAGGACCGATCGACGGTCACGACATCGCGGCCGTCGAATCGGCGCTGCGCCGGGCGAAACGCTTCCACGGGCCCGTCCTGGTGCACTGCCTGACCGAGAAGGGCCGCGGCTACCAGCCCGCGCTGGAGGACGACGCCGACCGCTTCCACACCGTCGGCGTCATGGACCCGCTGACCTGCGAGCCGCTCGCACCGTCGGGCGGTCCGTCCTGGACGTCGGTGTTCGGGGACGAGATCGCCGAGATCGGGGCACAGCGGCCGGACGTCGTGGCGATCACCGCCGCGATGCTGCACCCCGTCGGTCTGACGAAGTTCGCCGAGCGCTTCCCCGAGCGGGTGTGGGACGTCGGGATCGCCGAGCAGCATGCTGCCGTCTCCGCGGCCGGGCTCGCCACCGGTGGCCTGCACCCCGTCGTCGCCGTGTACGCCACCTTCCTCAACCGGGCGTTCGACCAGCTGCTGATGGATGTGGCCCTGCACAAGTGCGGAGTGACCTTCGTGCTCGACCGCGCGGGCGTCACCGGCGTCGACGGGCCCTCCCACAACGGCATGTGGGACATGTCGATCCTCCAGGTCGTCCCGGGACTGCGGATCGCCGCGCCACGCGACGCCGACCGGCTGCGCCAGGAGTTGCGCGAGGCCGTCGACGTGAGCGACGCGCCGACCGTGCTGCGCTTCCCGAAGGAGTCCGTGGGCGAGCCGGTCGAGGCGATCGGCCGGATCGGCGGGATGGACGTCCTGCACCAGGACATCGAGCCCCAGGTGCTCGTGGTGTCCGTGGGAGCGCTCGCCTCCGTCTGTCTGAAGGCCGTGGAACTGCTCCGGGGGCGCGGCATCGCGTGCACCGTGGTGGACCCGCGCTGGGTCAAGCCGGTCGACGAACAGCTGGCGCCGCTCGCCGCCCGGCACCGCCTGGTGGCCGTGGTCGAGGACAACAGCCGCAACGGCGGCGTCGGTTCGGCGGTCGGTCAGTCACTGCGGGACGCGGACGTCGATGTGCCGCTGCGTACCTTCGGCATTCCCGAGCAGTTCCTCGCGCACGGCAAGCGCGGTGAGGTGCTGGCCGACATAGGGCTCACGCCGGTGGAGATCGCGGGACGGATCAGCGCTGCCCTGGCAGTCAAGGAGAACGGGCTATGA
- the hpnH gene encoding adenosyl-hopene transferase HpnH: MAMPLRQTIRVGTYLFEQKLRKREKFPLIVELEPLFACNLKCEGCGKIQHPAGILKQRMPVAQAVGAVLESGAPMVSIAGGEPLMHPQIDEIVRQLVAKRKYVFLCTNAMLLRKKIENFTPSPYFAFAVHIDGLRERHDESVAKEGVFDEAVEAIKEAKKRGFRVTTNSTFFNTDTPQTVIEVLNYLNDDLKVDEMMISPAYAYEKAPDQEHFLGVEQTRELFKKSFAGGNRRRWRLNHSPLFLDFLEGKADFPCTAWAIPNYSLFGWQRPCYLMADGYVPTYRELIEETDWSKYGRGKDPRCANCMAHCGYEPTAVLATMGSLKESLRAARDTVSGNRG, translated from the coding sequence ATGGCCATGCCGCTCCGTCAGACCATCAGGGTCGGGACGTACCTCTTTGAACAGAAGCTCCGCAAGCGTGAGAAGTTCCCGCTCATCGTCGAGCTGGAGCCGCTTTTCGCCTGCAATCTGAAGTGCGAAGGGTGCGGGAAGATCCAGCATCCGGCGGGGATTCTGAAGCAGCGCATGCCGGTCGCGCAGGCGGTGGGGGCGGTCCTGGAGTCCGGGGCGCCGATGGTCTCCATCGCGGGCGGCGAGCCTCTGATGCACCCTCAGATCGATGAGATCGTGCGCCAGTTGGTGGCGAAGCGGAAGTACGTCTTCCTCTGCACCAACGCGATGCTGCTGCGGAAGAAGATCGAGAACTTCACCCCTTCTCCGTACTTCGCGTTCGCCGTGCACATCGACGGCCTGCGCGAGCGGCACGACGAATCGGTCGCCAAGGAAGGCGTCTTCGACGAGGCGGTGGAGGCGATCAAAGAGGCCAAGAAGCGCGGCTTCCGGGTCACCACCAATTCGACCTTCTTCAACACCGACACCCCCCAGACCGTCATCGAGGTGCTCAACTACCTCAATGACGACCTGAAGGTGGACGAGATGATGATCTCGCCCGCGTACGCGTATGAGAAGGCGCCCGACCAGGAGCACTTCCTCGGCGTCGAGCAGACCCGCGAGCTGTTCAAGAAGTCCTTCGCGGGCGGCAACCGGCGGCGCTGGCGGCTCAACCACTCGCCGCTCTTCCTCGACTTCCTGGAGGGCAAGGCCGACTTCCCCTGCACGGCGTGGGCGATCCCGAACTACTCGCTCTTCGGCTGGCAGCGGCCCTGCTATCTGATGGCCGACGGTTACGTCCCCACGTACCGGGAGCTCATCGAGGAGACCGACTGGAGCAAGTACGGCCGCGGCAAGGACCCCCGCTGCGCCAACTGCATGGCGCACTGCGGCTACGAGCCCACCGCCGTCCTCGCCACCATGGGCTCCCTCAAGGAGTCCCTGAGGGCGGCGCGCGACACGGTCTCGGGAAACCGCGGGTGA
- a CDS encoding 1-hydroxy-2-methyl-2-butenyl 4-diphosphate reductase — MDRSPEPSGSAAPALLIACALGIEKLALRSGDRGGARGPVTVLRSGMGPHNAERAVLEALREGPLRDAAVVASGFCAGLAPGMHPGDLVVADETRHAQGSTVCTETELLVKAVARAVPGRSVHTGPLTGSDHVVRGHERADLRATGAIAVDMESAATLRSALSTGPRPVAAVRVVVDAPEHELVRIGTVRGGISAFRVLRAVLPAFFEWHRSLLLPRR, encoded by the coding sequence ATGGACCGGTCCCCGGAGCCGTCCGGCTCCGCAGCGCCGGCGCTGCTGATCGCCTGTGCGCTCGGCATCGAGAAACTCGCCCTGCGCAGTGGCGACCGCGGCGGCGCCCGCGGTCCGGTGACCGTGCTCCGCAGCGGCATGGGTCCGCACAACGCGGAACGTGCCGTGCTGGAGGCGCTGCGTGAAGGGCCACTGCGGGACGCGGCGGTCGTCGCCTCGGGCTTTTGCGCCGGGCTCGCCCCTGGGATGCATCCCGGGGACCTGGTGGTCGCAGACGAGACCCGTCACGCGCAGGGCTCCACGGTCTGTACGGAAACAGAACTGCTGGTCAAGGCGGTGGCCCGGGCTGTGCCCGGCCGCAGTGTGCACACCGGCCCGCTGACCGGCTCCGACCACGTCGTACGTGGGCACGAACGGGCCGACCTGCGCGCCACCGGGGCGATCGCGGTGGACATGGAGTCCGCGGCCACGCTTCGCAGCGCTCTGAGCACCGGGCCCCGTCCGGTTGCGGCCGTCCGGGTGGTCGTGGACGCTCCAGAGCATGAGCTTGTCCGAATTGGCACGGTACGCGGTGGAATATCAGCCTTCCGTGTTCTTCGTGCCGTCCTTCCTGCTTTTTTCGAATGGCACCGTTCTTTGCTGCTCCCCAGGAGGTGA
- a CDS encoding tyrosine-protein phosphatase, translating into MTQQLPQAPSTEPELTGVRNFRDVGGLPTVDGRRVRHGRLFRSGHLAHATETDASFLAGLGLHTIFDFRNASDMRLEGPDVELPGVRNVNLPLTDPADGAEFWRMVREGDLDQLRSILADGKAAGRMSASYRMIIKQRTAEHSRVIHALAEDSVPALMHCAAGKDRAGLSIAVSLLAVGVERDAIEADYLQSNDPHRRYLVRRSDNSPAGMSPEVMELLAPLFDARTEYLNAAFDTIQQTWGDTERYLSEGLKLSSETRERLRERLLDEA; encoded by the coding sequence GTGACGCAGCAGCTGCCGCAGGCCCCCTCGACAGAGCCCGAGCTGACCGGAGTGCGCAATTTCCGTGATGTGGGCGGACTGCCGACCGTTGACGGCAGGCGGGTGCGGCACGGACGGCTCTTCCGCAGCGGCCACCTGGCCCACGCCACCGAGACGGACGCCTCATTTCTCGCCGGCCTCGGTCTGCACACGATCTTCGACTTCCGCAATGCGTCCGACATGCGCCTCGAGGGCCCGGACGTCGAGCTGCCCGGCGTGCGCAATGTGAATCTGCCGCTCACCGACCCGGCCGACGGGGCGGAGTTCTGGAGGATGGTCCGGGAAGGCGATCTCGACCAGCTGCGCTCGATCCTGGCGGACGGGAAGGCGGCCGGCCGGATGTCGGCGTCGTACCGGATGATCATCAAGCAGCGCACCGCCGAGCACAGCAGGGTCATCCACGCGCTGGCCGAGGACAGCGTCCCGGCCCTGATGCACTGCGCGGCGGGCAAGGACCGCGCCGGTCTGTCCATAGCCGTATCGCTGCTCGCGGTCGGTGTCGAGCGGGACGCGATCGAGGCGGACTACCTCCAGTCCAATGACCCGCACCGCCGTTACCTGGTCCGCCGGAGCGACAACTCACCGGCCGGGATGTCACCCGAAGTGATGGAATTGCTCGCCCCGCTCTTCGACGCGCGCACCGAGTATCTGAACGCGGCCTTCGACACGATCCAACAAACCTGGGGCGACACCGAGCGCTACCTCAGCGAGGGCCTGAAGCTGAGCTCCGAGACCCGGGAACGGCTGCGCGAGCGCCTCCTCGACGAGGCGTGA